The Vibrio astriarenae genome contains a region encoding:
- a CDS encoding DUF3135 domain-containing protein — protein sequence MTTESAHYQQLPSFDELVLLAKDNPEAFDELKANMCNACIESASPDMQPRLRAQQSHIDLVISQSKNPIHANVLLRKELLCQFQKFREALCGEYEEVKEAEVVQFRPKNEEWR from the coding sequence ATGACAACCGAGTCCGCCCACTACCAACAACTTCCATCTTTTGATGAATTGGTGCTACTTGCCAAAGATAACCCAGAGGCTTTCGATGAACTGAAAGCTAACATGTGTAATGCCTGCATAGAGTCAGCGTCACCAGACATGCAGCCGCGTTTAAGAGCGCAGCAAAGCCACATCGATCTCGTGATCAGTCAAAGTAAAAACCCAATTCATGCCAATGTTTTATTGCGAAAAGAGCTATTGTGTCAGTTTCAGAAGTTTCGTGAAGCGCTTTGCGGAGAGTATGAAGAAGTAAAAGAGGCGGAAGTTGTGCAATTCCGACCCAAAAATGAAGAGTGGAGATAG
- a CDS encoding co-chaperone GroES: protein MNIRPLHDRVIVERKEVESKSAGGIVLTGSAAEKSTRGVVLAVGKGRILENGSVQPLDVKVGDTVIFAEGYGTKTEKIDGKEVLIMSENDIMAIVD from the coding sequence ATGAACATTCGTCCATTACACGACCGAGTTATCGTTGAACGCAAAGAAGTTGAATCAAAGTCGGCTGGCGGCATCGTTTTAACTGGTTCTGCAGCAGAGAAATCAACTCGCGGTGTTGTACTAGCTGTTGGTAAAGGCCGTATCCTAGAGAACGGTTCAGTTCAGCCATTGGACGTAAAAGTTGGTGACACAGTGATCTTTGCTGAAGGCTACGGCACCAAGACTGAAAAAATTGACGGTAAAGAAGTGCTGATCATGTCTGAAAACGACATCATGGCAATTGTTGATTAA
- the groL gene encoding chaperonin GroEL (60 kDa chaperone family; promotes refolding of misfolded polypeptides especially under stressful conditions; forms two stacked rings of heptamers to form a barrel-shaped 14mer; ends can be capped by GroES; misfolded proteins enter the barrel where they are refolded when GroES binds) encodes MAAKDVKFGNDARVKMLEGVNVLADAVKVTLGPKGRNVVLDKSFGAPTITKDGVSVAREIELEDKFQNMGAQMVKEVASQANDAAGDGTTTATVLAQSIVNEGLKAVAAGMNPMDLKRGIDKAVVAAVEELKALSVPCADTKAIAQVGTISANSDASVGNIIAEAMEKVGRDGVITVEEGQALQDELDVVEGMQFDRGYLSPYFINNQEAGSVDLENPFILLIDKKVSNIRELLPTLEAVAKASRPLLIIAEDVEGEALATLVVNNMRGIVKVAAVKAPGFGDRRKAMLQDIAILTGGTVISEEIGLELEKVVLEDLGQAKRVSITKENSTIIDGAGEEAMIQGRVAQIRGQIEEATSDYDKEKLQERVAKLAGGVAVIKVGAATEVEMKEKKDRVEDALHATRAAVEEGVVAGGGVALIRAASKITELEGDNEEQNVGIRVALRAMEAPIRQITRNAGDEESVVANQVKQGEGSYGYNAATGEYGDMLEMGILDPTKVTRSALQFAASVAGLMITTEAMVTDMPAKDAPAMPDMGGMGGMGGMPGMM; translated from the coding sequence ATGGCTGCTAAAGACGTTAAATTTGGTAACGACGCTCGCGTAAAAATGCTTGAAGGTGTAAACGTTCTAGCTGACGCAGTAAAAGTAACACTAGGCCCTAAAGGCCGTAACGTAGTTCTAGATAAATCTTTCGGTGCACCAACTATCACTAAAGATGGTGTATCTGTAGCGCGCGAAATCGAACTTGAAGACAAGTTCCAAAACATGGGCGCGCAAATGGTTAAAGAAGTAGCGTCTCAAGCAAACGACGCTGCGGGTGACGGTACAACAACAGCAACTGTACTTGCTCAATCTATCGTTAACGAAGGCCTAAAAGCCGTTGCTGCTGGTATGAACCCAATGGATCTTAAGCGTGGTATCGACAAAGCCGTCGTTGCTGCCGTTGAAGAGCTAAAAGCGCTTTCTGTTCCATGTGCAGATACTAAAGCTATCGCGCAGGTGGGTACTATCTCTGCTAACTCTGACGCTAGCGTAGGTAACATCATTGCTGAAGCAATGGAAAAAGTTGGTCGCGACGGTGTTATCACTGTTGAAGAAGGTCAAGCACTACAAGACGAGCTAGACGTGGTCGAAGGTATGCAGTTCGATCGTGGTTACCTGTCTCCTTACTTCATCAACAACCAAGAAGCCGGTTCTGTTGATCTAGAAAACCCATTCATTCTTCTAATCGATAAGAAAGTTTCAAACATCCGTGAACTTCTTCCGACGCTAGAAGCTGTTGCGAAAGCATCACGTCCTCTTCTAATCATTGCAGAAGATGTTGAAGGCGAAGCACTAGCAACACTGGTTGTGAACAACATGCGTGGCATCGTTAAAGTTGCAGCAGTTAAAGCACCTGGTTTTGGTGATCGTCGTAAAGCGATGCTTCAAGACATCGCTATCCTAACAGGTGGTACAGTAATCTCTGAAGAGATTGGTCTAGAGCTTGAGAAAGTCGTACTTGAAGACCTAGGTCAAGCGAAGCGCGTTTCAATCACAAAAGAAAACTCAACCATCATCGATGGTGCGGGTGAAGAAGCGATGATTCAAGGTCGCGTTGCTCAAATTCGTGGTCAAATTGAAGAGGCAACCTCAGACTACGACAAAGAGAAGCTTCAAGAGCGCGTAGCTAAGCTAGCTGGCGGTGTGGCAGTTATCAAGGTTGGTGCTGCTACTGAAGTTGAGATGAAAGAGAAGAAAGATCGTGTTGAAGATGCCCTTCACGCGACTCGCGCTGCTGTTGAAGAGGGCGTTGTTGCTGGCGGTGGTGTTGCTCTAATCCGTGCAGCTTCGAAAATCACAGAACTAGAAGGTGATAACGAAGAGCAGAACGTAGGTATTCGCGTTGCTCTACGTGCGATGGAAGCACCGATTCGTCAAATCACACGCAACGCGGGTGACGAAGAGTCAGTGGTGGCTAACCAAGTTAAACAAGGCGAAGGTAGCTACGGTTACAACGCTGCGACAGGTGAGTACGGCGATATGCTAGAGATGGGTATCCTAGACCCAACTAAAGTAACTCGTAGCGCTCTACAATTTGCAGCATCAGTTGCTGGTCTAATGATCACAACAGAAGCTATGGTCACTGATATGCCAGCTAAAGATGCTCCTGCAATGCCTGATATGGGCGGTATGGGTGGCATGGGCGGTATGCCAGGCATGATGTAA
- the glpX gene encoding class II fructose-bisphosphatase has product MKRDLAMAFSRVTEGAALAGYKWLGRGDKNAADGAAVEVMRTLLNKTDISGEIVIGEGEIDDAPMLYIGEQVGVGGDAVDIAVDPIEGTRMTAMGQSNALAVLAAGEKGSFLKAPDMYMEKLVVGPGAKGCIDLHKPLKENIENVAKALGKSVDTLVVVTLAKPRHDEVIAEMQAMGVRVFAVPDGDVAASILTCMPDSEVDMMYCIGGAPEGVVSAAVIRALDGDMHGRLLPRHDVKGDSEENRIYGAAELRRCEEMGVEAHKVLKMEDMARSDNVVFAATGITKGDLLEGITRQGNIATTETLLIRGRCRTIRRIKSTHYLERKDPEVRDIIL; this is encoded by the coding sequence ATGAAACGCGATTTAGCAATGGCCTTTTCACGTGTTACTGAAGGTGCAGCACTGGCTGGTTACAAATGGTTAGGGCGTGGCGATAAGAACGCTGCTGACGGCGCAGCTGTAGAAGTCATGCGCACGCTGCTTAACAAAACCGATATCAGCGGTGAGATTGTTATCGGTGAAGGTGAAATTGATGACGCACCAATGCTATACATTGGTGAGCAAGTCGGTGTGGGTGGCGACGCAGTTGATATCGCAGTTGACCCAATTGAAGGCACACGTATGACGGCGATGGGCCAGTCAAATGCCTTAGCTGTATTGGCGGCTGGTGAAAAGGGTAGCTTCCTAAAAGCACCAGATATGTACATGGAAAAACTGGTCGTTGGGCCAGGTGCGAAAGGCTGCATTGACCTGCACAAACCACTGAAAGAAAACATCGAAAACGTAGCAAAAGCACTAGGTAAGTCAGTAGATACATTGGTTGTCGTGACACTGGCTAAGCCTCGCCATGATGAAGTCATTGCAGAGATGCAAGCCATGGGCGTTCGTGTATTTGCGGTGCCAGATGGTGACGTAGCAGCTTCTATTCTAACTTGTATGCCAGATAGTGAAGTAGACATGATGTACTGCATCGGCGGCGCACCTGAAGGTGTTGTTTCTGCTGCGGTAATTCGCGCACTAGACGGTGACATGCACGGTCGCCTACTGCCTCGTCACGATGTAAAAGGCGACAGTGAAGAGAACCGCATCTACGGCGCAGCTGAGCTACGTCGTTGTGAAGAGATGGGGGTAGAAGCGCACAAAGTTCTTAAGATGGAAGACATGGCTCGCAGTGATAATGTGGTATTTGCCGCAACGGGTATCACCAAAGGTGACCTATTAGAAGGCATTACTCGCCAAGGCAATATTGCGACAACAGAAACACTATTGATTCGTGGTCGCTGCCGCACAATTCGTCGCATCAAGTCTACCCACTACCTAGAACGTAAAGACCCAGAAGTACGCGATATCATTCTGTAA
- the zapB gene encoding cell division protein ZapB has product MSFEVLEQLEAKIQTAVDTITLLQMEVEELKGEKSQLESEATELRSGREELEGKVQQMQQEHQAWQERIRGLLGKMDEVE; this is encoded by the coding sequence ATGTCTTTTGAAGTATTAGAGCAATTGGAAGCAAAAATCCAAACTGCAGTTGACACTATTACTCTTCTTCAGATGGAAGTAGAAGAGCTGAAAGGTGAAAAATCACAGCTAGAGTCAGAAGCGACAGAACTGCGCTCTGGTCGTGAAGAGCTAGAGGGTAAAGTTCAACAGATGCAACAAGAGCATCAAGCGTGGCAAGAGCGCATTCGTGGTCTGCTAGGCAAAATGGATGAAGTAGAGTAA
- the metF gene encoding methylenetetrahydrofolate reductase: protein MGYTHASHIDALNQNIAELSEDNINVSFEFFPPSSEKMEETLWNSVHRLKTLKPKFVSVTYGANSGERDRTHSIIKEIKSETGIIAAPHLTCIDASREELIQIADDYWHNGIESIVALRGDIPPGGGKPDMYASDLVELLKNRHDFDISVAAFPEVHPEAKSAQADLLNLKRKVDAGANRAITQFFFDVESYLRFRDRCVAAGIDVEIVPGILPVSNFKQASRFAAQNNVKVPGWMAKQFEGLEDDATTRQLVGASQAIDMVRILSREGVKDFHFYTLNRAEMTYALCHTLGVRPQP from the coding sequence ATGGGTTACACACACGCAAGCCATATTGATGCGCTAAACCAAAATATCGCTGAGTTATCAGAAGATAACATCAATGTTTCTTTTGAGTTTTTTCCACCAAGCAGCGAAAAAATGGAAGAGACCCTGTGGAATTCCGTGCATCGTCTAAAAACGCTTAAGCCTAAGTTTGTTTCAGTCACCTACGGAGCCAATTCTGGAGAGCGTGACCGCACCCACTCCATCATCAAAGAGATTAAATCAGAAACAGGGATTATCGCGGCCCCTCACCTAACCTGTATTGATGCATCACGCGAAGAGCTTATCCAGATTGCTGATGACTATTGGCACAATGGTATCGAAAGCATCGTGGCTCTTCGTGGTGATATTCCCCCAGGTGGTGGAAAACCTGACATGTATGCATCCGATCTTGTCGAGCTACTAAAAAACCGTCACGACTTCGATATCTCGGTTGCTGCGTTCCCTGAAGTGCATCCAGAAGCGAAAAGTGCCCAAGCAGACCTACTCAACCTAAAACGTAAGGTTGATGCGGGTGCTAACCGTGCTATTACCCAGTTTTTCTTTGACGTTGAAAGTTACCTGCGCTTTCGTGATCGCTGCGTGGCTGCTGGCATCGATGTGGAGATTGTGCCGGGTATTCTTCCAGTATCGAACTTTAAACAAGCTTCACGCTTTGCTGCGCAAAACAACGTTAAGGTTCCTGGCTGGATGGCAAAGCAGTTTGAAGGGTTAGAGGATGATGCAACGACTCGTCAACTTGTGGGAGCCAGTCAAGCCATCGATATGGTGCGCATCTTGAGTCGAGAAGGCGTCAAAGACTTCCACTTCTACACACTGAACCGCGCAGAGATGACCTACGCTCTTTGCCACACACTCGGTGTTCGTCCGCAGCCATAA
- a CDS encoding bifunctional aspartate kinase/homoserine dehydrogenase II: MTHPRQLHKFGGSSLANPECYRRVVNILKDYSNSNDLIVVSAAGKTTNRLIEFLDNLERDGRLAHETLQELRQFQIELVESLINQPETKARLLDNLITEFSALGEIAYPVSGQTRAMVLGHGEMWSARLLANLLNEKGLNAIEQDSRQFLRAELGTQPEVDRGASYPLLKELLAQHSQYRIVFTGFMAQNQQGETVLLGRNGSDYSATIIGALAEVSRVTIWSDVAGVYSADPRIVADACLLPLLRLDEASELARLAAPVLHSRTLQPVAQSAMDLHLRCSYEPETGSTRIERVLASGRGAKIITSLDDVLLIQLGFSHRHDYLRAQQEVLKKLKQAQLEPLAYDAQPDQHVLRLAYTQEIANGALAFLQDAAIEAEIKLKEGYSLLAAVGAGVSKNPNHCFGFYQQLKSSAIEFITESESGLSLVAVTRKLDVEPLVSQLHSQLFQAQKRVAIALCGKGNIGSSWLSLFATQKEELEKRHNMNFELVAVIDSQTYWFNPQGIDPTTIESCFDDESVSHDGKSWIEQLGALQDYDDLVVLDVTASAQLAEQYLDIAQQGMHLISANKVAGSASSEYYHQVQDAFAKINRHWLYNATVGAGLPINHTVRDLRESGDEIVALSGIFSGTLSWLFQQYDGSIPFSELVDLAWQQGLTEPDPRADLDGSDVMRKLVILARESGLFIEPEKVKVESLVPEALREMTLDGFFDNGIVLSEALAERLEKAQREDKVLRYVARLEKNGKATVGVEALNKEHALANLLPCDNIFAIESKWYKDNPLVIRGPGAGREVTAGALQSDLNLLAGRL, translated from the coding sequence ATGACTCACCCACGTCAACTGCACAAATTTGGGGGCAGCAGCTTAGCGAACCCTGAGTGCTACCGCCGAGTAGTGAACATTCTCAAAGACTACTCCAACAGCAACGACCTGATTGTTGTTTCTGCTGCAGGTAAAACCACCAACCGCCTAATCGAGTTCCTTGATAACCTCGAACGTGATGGGCGTCTTGCACATGAAACCTTGCAAGAGCTGCGTCAATTTCAAATTGAATTGGTCGAGAGCCTGATCAACCAACCAGAAACCAAGGCTCGTCTGCTGGATAATCTCATCACGGAATTCAGTGCTTTGGGAGAGATTGCATACCCGGTGAGTGGTCAAACGCGTGCTATGGTACTCGGTCACGGTGAAATGTGGTCAGCAAGGCTGTTAGCGAATCTGCTCAATGAGAAAGGACTTAATGCGATTGAACAGGATTCCAGACAGTTCCTGCGTGCAGAGCTCGGCACACAACCAGAAGTCGATAGAGGCGCTTCCTATCCGCTTCTTAAAGAGCTGCTTGCACAACACAGCCAATACCGAATCGTCTTTACTGGTTTTATGGCACAAAACCAACAAGGTGAAACTGTTTTACTTGGGCGCAATGGCTCTGACTACTCAGCAACCATCATTGGCGCACTCGCGGAAGTCTCGCGTGTGACCATCTGGAGTGATGTTGCTGGTGTGTATAGCGCAGACCCTCGCATCGTCGCTGACGCATGTTTATTGCCTCTGCTGCGCCTAGATGAAGCAAGCGAACTTGCTCGCCTGGCGGCACCGGTATTACACAGCCGCACTCTTCAACCTGTCGCGCAAAGCGCCATGGATTTGCATCTGCGCTGTAGCTACGAGCCAGAAACCGGCTCAACGCGTATCGAACGAGTTTTGGCGTCTGGTCGCGGAGCAAAGATCATCACCTCTCTTGATGACGTGTTACTGATCCAACTTGGTTTCTCCCATCGCCATGACTACTTACGAGCGCAGCAAGAGGTACTGAAAAAGCTTAAGCAAGCTCAGCTAGAGCCGCTTGCCTATGATGCCCAACCAGACCAACACGTACTCAGACTGGCTTACACTCAAGAGATCGCCAATGGCGCACTCGCCTTCTTGCAAGATGCCGCCATTGAAGCAGAGATCAAGCTCAAAGAGGGCTATTCACTGCTCGCAGCCGTCGGCGCAGGCGTTAGCAAGAACCCAAATCACTGCTTTGGTTTCTACCAGCAGCTAAAAAGCTCAGCGATTGAGTTTATTACCGAATCAGAATCTGGACTAAGTTTGGTCGCTGTCACGCGCAAACTCGACGTTGAGCCGCTCGTGAGCCAGCTGCACTCACAACTGTTCCAAGCACAAAAACGCGTTGCCATCGCACTGTGTGGTAAAGGCAACATTGGTTCAAGCTGGCTAAGCCTCTTTGCAACCCAAAAAGAGGAGCTCGAAAAGCGTCACAACATGAATTTTGAGCTGGTGGCGGTCATCGATAGTCAAACTTATTGGTTTAACCCGCAAGGTATCGATCCTACGACCATTGAATCTTGCTTTGATGATGAGTCTGTTTCGCATGACGGTAAAAGTTGGATTGAGCAGCTCGGTGCTCTACAAGACTATGATGATCTCGTCGTGCTCGATGTCACCGCCAGCGCACAGTTAGCTGAACAATATCTGGATATTGCTCAGCAAGGCATGCACCTGATATCGGCAAACAAAGTCGCGGGCTCTGCATCGAGCGAGTATTACCATCAAGTCCAAGACGCCTTCGCGAAGATTAACCGTCACTGGCTATATAACGCCACTGTAGGTGCTGGGTTGCCGATCAATCATACCGTTCGAGACTTGCGTGAAAGTGGGGATGAGATTGTCGCGCTGTCAGGAATTTTCTCAGGCACGCTATCTTGGTTGTTCCAACAATATGACGGCTCCATTCCATTTAGTGAGCTCGTCGATCTTGCATGGCAGCAAGGGCTAACAGAGCCAGACCCTAGAGCCGATCTTGATGGTTCGGACGTCATGCGTAAGCTGGTCATTTTGGCTCGAGAATCAGGTTTGTTCATCGAGCCGGAAAAGGTCAAAGTTGAGTCTCTGGTGCCAGAGGCACTGCGTGAGATGACACTCGACGGTTTCTTCGACAACGGCATCGTTCTCAGTGAAGCACTTGCAGAGCGATTAGAGAAAGCACAGCGAGAGGACAAGGTGCTGCGCTATGTTGCACGACTAGAGAAAAATGGAAAAGCCACCGTTGGAGTCGAGGCCTTGAATAAAGAGCACGCGCTAGCGAACCTATTGCCATGCGACAACATCTTTGCGATTGAGAGCAAATGGTACAAGGATAACCCATTGGTGATCCGTGGCCCTGGGGCTGGTCGTGAAGTCACCGCTGGGGCACTGCAGTCGGACCTTAACCTGCTGGCAGGACGACTGTAA